One segment of Paenibacillus rhizovicinus DNA contains the following:
- a CDS encoding carboxymuconolactone decarboxylase family protein yields MKVTEAAQRYHDKMFPGYESKFLETDLEFIERFDNFAFDEVVNQDDLDDRTRMMAILSVLIGCQGIDEFSAMLPAALNFGVTPVEAKEIVYQSVPYLGIGRVFPYLHAVNEILVSQGIELPLPSQATTTTENRLEAGILAQVDIFGESMRDFWQSGPEESRHINRWLADNCFGDYYTRKGLDYKQREMITFCFLLAQGGCEPQLTSHAAANMRLGNDKLFLIKVISQCLPFIGYPRSLNALRCVNEAAAKSE; encoded by the coding sequence ATGAAAGTTACGGAAGCAGCCCAACGCTATCATGATAAAATGTTTCCGGGTTACGAATCCAAGTTCTTGGAGACCGATCTGGAGTTTATTGAGCGCTTCGATAATTTTGCATTTGATGAAGTCGTCAATCAGGACGATTTGGACGACCGTACGCGCATGATGGCCATATTGTCCGTATTAATCGGCTGTCAAGGGATTGATGAGTTCAGTGCAATGCTCCCGGCAGCGCTCAATTTCGGCGTAACGCCCGTGGAAGCAAAGGAAATCGTTTATCAGTCCGTACCTTATCTCGGCATTGGACGGGTATTTCCTTATCTGCATGCCGTCAATGAAATTCTGGTTTCACAAGGGATTGAACTCCCTTTGCCGAGCCAAGCAACGACAACAACGGAAAATCGTTTGGAGGCAGGGATTCTGGCGCAGGTGGACATCTTTGGAGAAAGCATGAGGGACTTTTGGCAATCAGGACCGGAAGAAAGCAGGCACATCAATCGCTGGCTGGCGGATAACTGCTTTGGGGATTACTATACCCGGAAAGGCTTGGACTACAAGCAGAGAGAGATGATTACCTTTTGCTTTCTGCTCGCCCAAGGCGGTTGTGAACCGCAGCTGACCAGCCATGCCGCCGCCAATATGCGTCTCGGGAACGATAAGTTATTTCTCATTAAGGTGATCTCGCAATGCCTTCCCTTCATTGGTTATCCGCGCAGTTTGAATGCGCTGCGGTGCGTGAATGAAGCGGCAGCGAAATCGGAATAA
- a CDS encoding NAD(P)-dependent alcohol dehydrogenase, with protein MCELHQSVTVRALSVPGAKAPFERTTIERRELRPDDVLIDIQYCGICHSDIHNAHNDFGRGVFPMVPGHEIAGVVAAVGREVTKFAVGDRVGVGCFVDSCGECEFCRSGEEQFCRKGVVVVFNSMDYDGELTYGGYSQKIVVKDRFVVRIPDGLAMDVASPLLCAGITTYSPLKHWNAGPGKKVAVLGMGGLGHMAVQFAHKMGAEVTVLSHSPNKKDEAFGFGASQYYVTTDPVTFTEQAGQYDLILNTVSANINVDALLSILKVDGALVHLGLPNKPEQYNVFSLFAGRRIITASNVGGIRETQEMLDFSAENGIAPMIEVIRADQVDEAYERVLNSDVRYRFVIDMATL; from the coding sequence ATGTGTGAACTTCATCAGAGCGTAACGGTTCGTGCATTAAGTGTTCCAGGTGCGAAAGCACCCTTTGAACGAACGACCATTGAACGGAGAGAATTGCGGCCAGACGACGTCTTGATCGATATTCAATATTGCGGCATCTGCCATTCGGATATTCATAACGCGCATAATGATTTTGGCCGCGGCGTTTTTCCGATGGTACCCGGTCATGAAATTGCAGGGGTTGTCGCTGCTGTAGGCCGTGAGGTAACGAAGTTCGCTGTAGGTGATCGGGTTGGCGTCGGTTGCTTTGTTGACTCCTGCGGTGAATGTGAATTCTGCCGCAGCGGCGAGGAGCAATTTTGCCGAAAAGGCGTCGTTGTTGTATTCAACTCCATGGATTACGACGGAGAACTGACCTACGGCGGATACAGCCAAAAAATCGTGGTCAAAGACAGGTTTGTTGTCCGGATTCCGGACGGTTTGGCAATGGACGTGGCGAGCCCGCTGCTGTGTGCCGGTATAACCACTTACTCTCCATTGAAGCATTGGAACGCCGGGCCTGGAAAGAAAGTTGCCGTGCTGGGAATGGGAGGCCTGGGCCACATGGCTGTTCAGTTCGCCCATAAGATGGGGGCGGAAGTTACGGTGCTGAGTCATAGTCCGAACAAAAAGGACGAAGCCTTTGGCTTCGGCGCCAGTCAATATTATGTAACCACGGATCCAGTAACGTTTACGGAACAGGCAGGTCAATATGACCTGATTTTAAACACCGTGTCTGCCAATATCAATGTGGATGCCTTGCTCTCCATTCTAAAGGTGGACGGGGCCCTCGTTCATCTCGGTCTGCCGAACAAGCCGGAGCAGTATAATGTCTTTTCCTTATTTGCCGGGCGTCGGATCATTACGGCATCCAACGTTGGGGGTATCCGAGAAACTCAAGAGATGCTGGACTTTTCGGCGGAGAACGGGATCGCTCCTATGATCGAAGTGATCCGGGCCGACCAGGTTGACGAAGCATACGAACGCGTCTTGAACAGTGATGTGCGGTATCGGTTTGTCATCGATATGGCTACGCTGTAA